One part of the Rutidosis leptorrhynchoides isolate AG116_Rl617_1_P2 chromosome 1, CSIRO_AGI_Rlap_v1, whole genome shotgun sequence genome encodes these proteins:
- the LOC139854922 gene encoding uncharacterized protein, whose translation MACLNMQITNDQQQHQQQGGFLGPRISFSNDFVDTQQAAATNNLKLNTYREAPASSEFNFAVPCFASNSADELFFKSKILPLKEKTMTLRDELLNDDDDDDDDIFLPKSSGWWRFGKSQNQSQSVNHSACLVAKKVDHKNNSGLETIDEGNQYLRK comes from the exons ATGGCATGCTTAAACATGCAAATCACTAATgatcaacaacaacatcaacaacaaggTGGTTTCTTGGGTCCAAGAATCTCATTCTCAAATGATTTTGTTGATACCCAACAAGCAGCTGCAACAAATAATTTGAAACTCAATACATATAGAGAAGCTCCTGCGTCTTCTGAATTCAATTTTGCAGTTCCTTGTTTTGCTTCAAATTCTGCTGATGAACTCTTTTTCAAATCCAAGATTCTGCCATTGAAGGAGAAGACTATGACACTCAGAGATGAGCttcttaatgatgatgatgatgatgatgatgacattttCTTGCCAAAAAGTTCAGGGTGGTGGAGGTTTGGAAAAAGTCAAAACCAAAGTCAAAGTGTAAATCATAGTGCTTGTTTGGTTGCAAAGAAAGTTGATCATAAGAATAATAGTGGTTTGGAGACCATTGATGAAGGAAACCAATATCTCAG GAAATGA
- the LOC139886320 gene encoding protein CYPRO4-like — protein MGGSHSREGLDLSDSDDYEDRNEQSESDDDYEDAQQDHKSTIPADSVDLDNVDRKLKSLKLKYSSVQQNPNLKNAVKLYLHIGGNTPKAKWIVSDKVTTYNFVKFDENDDELDEDDDDDSVGFWVLKVGSKIKARVSIDMQLKMFGDQRRVDFVDSGVWAMRFMKDEDYREFVTKFQNCLFENVHGLKASDENKLKVYGKDFIGWAKPEVADDTMWEEEDDEVWKTPVRVRDRANDLLEEFEEAASDGGIQSLALGALDNSFLVNDTGVQVVKNFSHGIHGKGVYVKFNNGNKSGIGGGSSSGYSSLTPQKALLMRGETNMLLMSPLKEGKPHSTGVNQLDIETGKIVTEWKFEKDGTDISMRDITNDTKGSQLDPSESTFLGLDDNRLSQWDMRDRRGMVQSNSPVLHWTKGHQFSRGTNFQCFATTGDGSIVVGSLDGKIRLYSITSMRQAKTAFPGLGSSITHVDVTYDGKWILGTTDTYLILICTLFTDKDGKTKTGFIGRMGSKIPAPRLLKLTPVDSHTAGKQNKFHSGRFSWVTESGKQERHLVATVGKFSVIWDFQQVKNSAHECYRNQQGLKSCYCYKLMTKDESIIESRFMHDKYAAVSDSPEAPLVVATPMKVTSFSMSDSKGKRR, from the exons ATGGGTGGTTCACACAGTCGTGAAGGACTTGATCTTTCTGATTCTGATGATTACGAAGACAGAAACGAACAATCAGAATCAGATGATGATTATGAAGACGCACAACAAGATCATAAATCAACGATTCCGGCTGATTCAGTTGACCTTGATAATGTCGATAGAAAGCTCAAATCGTTAAAACTGAAATACTCTTCCGTGCAACAAAACCCTAATTTGAAGAACGCGGTTAAGCTGTACCTTCATATTGGCGGTAACACTCCTAAAGCTAAGTGGATTGTTTCTGATAAAGTTACTACTTATAATTTTGTTaaatttgatgaaaatgatgatgaattagatgaagatgatgatgatgatagtgtaGGATTTTGGGTATTGAAAGTAGGAAGTAAGATTAAGGCTAGGGTTTCTATTGATATGCAATTGAAAATGTTTGGTGATCAGCGTCGTGTTGATTTTGTGGATAGTGGAGTATGGGCGATGAGGTTTATGAAAGATGAGGATTACCGTGAGTTTGTTACTAAGTTTCAAAACTGTCTTTTTGAAAATGTGCATGGTTTGAAGGCTAGTGATGAGAATAAGTTGAAGGTTTATGGTAAGGATTTTATTGGTTGGGCTAAACCTGAGGTTGCGGATGATACGATGTGGGAGGAGGAGGATGATGAGGTGTGGAAGACACCAGTTAGGGTTAGGGATAGGGCTAATGATTTGTTGGAGGAGTTTGAAGAAGCTGCTTCTGATGGTGGGATACAGAGTTTGGCGTTAGGTGCGTTGGATAATAGTTTTTTGGTTAACGATACAGGTGTGCAGGTTGTGAAGAATTTTAGTCATGGGATCCATGGGAAAGGGGTTTATGTTAAGTTTAATAATGGCAATAAGAGTGGGATTGGTGGTGGTTCAAGTAGTGGATATTCGAGTTTAACGCCTCAAAAGGCTTTGTTGATGAGAGGTGAGACTAATATGCTGCTTATGAGTCCTTTAAAGGAAGGTAAACCTCATTCGACTGGTGTAAACCAACTGGATATAGAGACGGGAAAGATTGTGACGGAATGGAAATTTGAAAAGGATGGAACTGATATCAGTATGAGGGATATTACGAATGATACTAAGGGGTCTCAGCTGGATCCTTCTGAATCTACCTTTTTGGGGTTGGATGATAATAGGTTGTCTCAATGGGATATGAGAGATAGAAGAGGGATGGTTCAGAGTAATTCTCCGGTTTTACATTGGACCAAAGGGCATCAGTTCTCTAGGGGGACCAATTTCCAGTGCTTTGCTACGACTGGTGATGGTTCTATTGTGGTTGGTTCGTTAGATGGAAAGATTCGGTTGTACTCCATAACATCTATGAGGCAGGCAAAGACTGCGTTTCCTGGGCTTGGTTCGTCTATTACTCATGTGGACGTGACATATGATGGAAAGTGGATATTGGGTACCACTGATACCTACTTGATTTTGATCTGTACTCTGTTTACTGATAAAGATGGGAAGACGAAAACAGGGTTTATTGGGCGAATGGGCAGTAAAATTCCAGCACCAAGATTGCTGAAGTTGACTCCTGTGGATTCTCATACTGCTGGGAAGCAAAATAAGTTCCACAGTGGCCGATTTTCATGG GTGACTGAAAGTGGGAAACAAGAGCGTCACTTGGTGGCAACAGTAGGCAAGTTCAGTGTAATTTGGGACTTCCAGCAGGTGAAGAACAGCGCACATGAATGTTACAGGAACCAGCAAGGCCTCAAGAGCTGTTACTGCTACAAGCTTATGACAAAGGATGAATCCATCATTGAAAGTCGGTTCATGCATGATAAGTATGCTGCTGTTAGTGACTCCCCTGAAGCACCTTTGGTGGTGGCTACTCCAATGAAAGTAACCTCATTCAGCATGTCAGATAGCAAAGGAAAACGACGATAG
- the LOC139854931 gene encoding probable LRR receptor-like serine/threonine-protein kinase At1g67720 — MSIPIFLLLCLLTIHFFSIITGQPSTSSPSLHGYLINCGSKIDIQQDGITYLKDEGYTLTGNVTTLKQTDLLPVLTTLRYFPYGPGKHCYELPVIKGGKFLIRTTYFYGGFDGGVDPPIFDQIIGGTIWSMVNTTDDYKNGLSSYYEIIVTAVSKTLSMCLAINQHTKSPSSPFISSLEVMNLDPSLYNSTDFTKFGLVTIARSNFASSDGAIVRFPDDPYNRYWQPFIDENPTVQSHTNVTSSEYWNRPPAKVFLSGATASRGKNLTIQWPPFPLPSNRYYVALYFQDSRSTSAYSWRVFTVFIGGETFYQDLNVTTKGVTVYGTEWSLSGVTEITLTPRSDMPVGPMINAGEIYQVLPLAGTTLGRDAIALQRLKQSIKNPPGDWSGDPCMPKDHPWSGISCSEGNQIRVVSLNLSGLSLTGTLPKDIARLTALKELRLSMNKLTGPIPDLSSLKVLEILHLDENEFEGPFPDSLATLPNLREVFLNMNKLSGGPPQSLTDRKGIVIQ, encoded by the exons ATGTCCATTCCCATCTTCCTCCTCCTGTGCCTTCTTACCATTCATTTCTTCTCCATAATCACCGGTCAACCTTCAACATCGTCACCTTCCCTTCACGGTTACCTCATCAATTGCGGTTCCAAAATCGACATTCAACAGGACGGCATAACGTACCTAAAAGATGAAGGTTACACCCTCACCGGAAACGTAACAACCTTAAAACAAACAGATTTATTACCCGTACTCACAACCCTTCGTTACTTCCCCTATGGTCCAGGCAAACACTGCTATGAGTTACCCGTAATCAAGGGCGGCAAATTCCTCATTCGCACCACCTACTTCTACGGTGGATTTGATGGTGGTGTTGACCCACCCATATTTGATCAAATCATTGGTGGAACAATATGGAGTATGGTTAACACAACAGATGATTACAAAAACGGACTAAGCTCCTATTATGAGATCATTGTCACTGCAGTATCTAAAACGCTTAGCATGTGTTTGGCGATCAATCAACACACGAAATCCCCATCCAGTCCTTTTATTTCGTCCTTAGAGGTGATGAATCTCGATCCATCATTGTATAATTCCACCGATTTCACCAAGTTCGGATTGGTTACGATTGCTCGCAGTAACTTTGCCTCCTCTGATGGAGCTATTGTACG TTTTCCAGATGATCCTTACAATCGATATTGGCAGCCATTTATTGACGAAAACCCTACTGTACAGTCACACACAAACGTAACGTCGTCAGAATATTGGAACCGGCCGCCAGCAAAGGTGTTCCTATCTGGAGCAACAGCGAGCAGAGGCAAGAATCTAACGATACAGTGGCCGCCATTTCCTCTGCCTAGCAACCGCTACTATGTTGCGTTGTACTTTCAGGACAGTCGGAGTACAAGTGCTTATAGTTGGCGAGTATTCACAGTTTTCATCGGCGGTGAAACTTTCTATCAGGATCTTAATGTCACGACAAAAGGTGTGACAGTTTACGGGACCGAATGGTCGTTGTCTGGTGTCACAGAGATCACGCTGACTCCGAGAAGTGACATGCCAGTGGGTCCCATGATTAATGCCGGAGAGATATATCAAGTTTTGCCTCTTGCCGGAACAACTCTCGGCAGAGATG CAATTGCATTGCAAAGATTGAAGCAAAGTATAAAAAACCCACCGGGTGATTGGAGTGGAGATCCATGTATGCCTAAAGATCATCCGTGGTCAGGAATCAGCTGTTCTGAAGGGAATCAAATTCGAGTTGTGAGTTT GAACCTGTCGGGGCTCTCACTAACAGGGACATTACCTAAAGATATTGCCAGATTGACTGCTCTGAAAGAACT TCGCCTAAGTATGAATAAGCTCACGGGTCCCATCCCTGATTTGAGTTCATTGAAGGTTTTGGAAATCCT ACACCTCGACGAAAATGAGTTTGAAGGGCCATTCCCAGATTCACTAGCCACCCTTCCTAACCTTCGTGAAGT ATTTCTAAACATGAACAAACTGAGTGGAGGACCTCCCCAAAGCCTAACTGATAGAAAAGGCATAGTTATACAGTAA